One Agrobacterium vaccinii DNA window includes the following coding sequences:
- the parC gene encoding DNA topoisomerase IV subunit A, translating to MAKNIVPPSGGDDDNVLPIDLKAALEERYLAYALSTIMHRALPDVRDGLKPVHRRIIHAMSEMGIRPNSAFKKCARIVGDVIGKFHPHGDQSVYDALVRLAQDFSQRYPIVDGQGNFGNIDGDGAAAYRYTEARMTDVAALLLEGIEQDAVDFRPTYNEEDDEPVVMPGAFPNLLANGSSGIAVGMATSIPPHNAHELCDAALRLIKNPESSVEDLMFDPAHPEKGGIEGPDLPTGGIIIESRESIIEAYKTGRGGFRVRAKWEIEDLGRGGYQIVITEIPYQVQKSRLIEKIAELLLARRLPLLEDVRDESAEDVRVVLVPKNRTVDATLLMESLFRLSDLENRIPLNMNVLSMGRVPKVMALNEVLKEWLDHRRDVLLRRSRFRLAAIDRRLEILGGFLIAYLNIDEIIAIIREEDEPKPVMVARFNLTDVQAEAILNMRLRSLRKLEEFEIRTEFEGLSSEKAEIESLLASPDKQWKTVAWEIEEVKKKYAKVTKLGARRTLFAMAPTADMDAIQQSMIEKEPVTIVISQKGWIRALKGHMTDTSALTFKEGDGPKLTFPAQTTDKLLLVTTGGKAYTLGADKLPGGRGHGEPVRIMVDMENDQDILTAFVHDPSRKLLLVSTGGNGFVVAETEMVANTRKGKQIMNVAMPDEMKLVVPVTGDHVAVVGENRKMLTFPLSQVPEMSRGKGVRLQRYKDGGISDVKCFALAAGLTWEDSAGRSFSKVGDELLEWMADRATAGRTVPKGFPRSGKFGG from the coding sequence ATGGCAAAAAATATTGTTCCTCCGTCCGGCGGAGACGACGACAACGTACTCCCGATCGACCTCAAGGCCGCGCTCGAAGAGCGCTATCTGGCCTATGCGCTGTCGACCATCATGCACCGTGCGCTGCCGGATGTTCGCGATGGCCTGAAGCCGGTGCATCGCCGCATCATTCACGCCATGAGCGAGATGGGCATCCGCCCAAATTCGGCGTTCAAGAAATGCGCCCGTATCGTCGGTGACGTTATCGGTAAGTTCCACCCGCATGGCGACCAGTCGGTCTATGATGCGCTGGTGCGCCTGGCGCAGGACTTTTCCCAGCGCTACCCGATCGTGGACGGGCAGGGCAACTTCGGCAACATTGATGGCGATGGCGCCGCCGCCTATCGTTACACCGAAGCGCGCATGACCGATGTCGCGGCGCTTTTGCTTGAGGGTATCGAGCAGGACGCGGTCGATTTTCGCCCCACCTATAACGAGGAAGACGACGAGCCTGTCGTCATGCCCGGCGCGTTTCCCAACCTTCTCGCCAACGGTTCCTCCGGCATCGCGGTTGGTATGGCAACGTCCATTCCGCCGCACAACGCCCATGAGCTGTGCGATGCGGCACTTCGGTTGATCAAGAACCCGGAGTCGAGCGTCGAGGACCTGATGTTCGATCCCGCCCACCCGGAAAAGGGCGGCATCGAGGGGCCGGACCTGCCCACGGGCGGCATCATCATTGAGAGCCGCGAGAGCATCATCGAAGCCTACAAGACCGGTCGTGGTGGTTTCCGCGTGCGGGCGAAGTGGGAAATCGAAGACCTCGGCCGCGGCGGCTACCAGATCGTCATCACCGAAATTCCCTATCAGGTTCAGAAATCTCGGCTGATCGAAAAGATTGCCGAGCTTCTGCTGGCGCGGCGCCTGCCGTTGCTGGAAGACGTGCGCGATGAATCCGCAGAAGACGTGCGCGTGGTGCTGGTGCCGAAGAACCGCACCGTCGACGCCACGTTGCTGATGGAATCGCTTTTCCGCCTGTCCGATCTGGAAAACCGCATTCCGCTCAACATGAACGTTCTGTCCATGGGCCGTGTGCCCAAGGTCATGGCGCTGAACGAGGTGTTGAAAGAGTGGCTGGACCACCGTCGTGACGTGCTGCTGCGCCGCTCGCGATTCCGTCTGGCTGCTATCGACCGCCGCCTGGAAATTCTTGGCGGCTTCCTCATCGCCTATCTCAACATTGATGAGATCATCGCCATCATCCGCGAGGAAGATGAGCCGAAGCCGGTCATGGTGGCCCGCTTCAACCTCACCGATGTCCAGGCCGAAGCCATTCTCAACATGCGCCTGCGCTCTCTGCGCAAGCTGGAAGAATTCGAAATCCGCACGGAATTCGAAGGCTTGAGCAGCGAAAAGGCCGAGATCGAGTCGCTGCTGGCATCGCCGGACAAGCAGTGGAAGACGGTTGCCTGGGAAATCGAAGAGGTCAAAAAGAAATACGCCAAGGTGACGAAGCTCGGCGCACGTCGCACCCTGTTCGCCATGGCACCGACTGCCGATATGGATGCCATCCAGCAGTCGATGATCGAGAAGGAACCTGTCACGATCGTCATCTCTCAGAAGGGCTGGATCAGAGCGCTGAAGGGACACATGACCGATACTTCGGCGCTGACCTTCAAGGAAGGTGATGGCCCGAAACTGACATTCCCAGCCCAGACCACGGACAAGCTGCTGCTGGTGACCACCGGCGGCAAGGCCTACACACTGGGCGCAGACAAGCTGCCGGGCGGGCGTGGCCATGGCGAGCCGGTGCGCATCATGGTGGATATGGAGAACGATCAGGACATTCTGACCGCCTTCGTCCATGATCCATCGCGCAAGCTGCTGCTCGTCTCCACCGGCGGAAACGGCTTCGTGGTGGCGGAAACGGAAATGGTGGCCAATACCCGCAAGGGCAAGCAGATCATGAACGTTGCCATGCCAGATGAAATGAAGCTGGTCGTGCCTGTGACGGGCGACCATGTCGCCGTCGTTGGCGAAAACCGCAAGATGCTGACGTTCCCGCTCTCGCAAGTGCCGGAAATGTCGCGCGGCAAGGGCGTGCGCCTGCAACGCTACAAGGATGGCGGCATCTCGGACGTGAAGTGCTTTGCGCTGGCAGCCGGCCTGACATGGGAAGACAGCGCCGGGCGCTCCTTCTCCAAGGTGGGCGACGAGCTGCTGGAATGGATGGCCGACCGCGCCACCGCAGGCCGCACCGTACCGAAGGGTTTTCCGCGTAGCGGCAAGTTCGGCGGGTAA
- a CDS encoding IS630 family transposase (programmed frameshift), whose product MTAPISNDLRERVVAAVSSGESVRAVAARFDVAASSVVKWSQRHRATGSVRPGKMGGYRKRILEPHRSFIAERLAQNPHLTLHGLKAELALRGIAVSHNTIWKFIRSEGLRFKKTLFALEQARADVARRRERWKTLQHHLDPERLVFIDETWIKTNMTPIRGWGPKGKRLRAFAPHGHWRTLTFLGALRKDRLAAPCVFDGPINGQCFRAYVEQQLVPVLKPGDIVVMDNLGSHKSAAVRQAITAAGARLWFLPPYSPDLNPIEQAFSKIKHWMRHAQKRSIEDTWRHIGGLVETIRPDECANYIRNAGYGSVKR is encoded by the exons ATGACCGCACCGATATCAAATGATCTTCGTGAACGTGTTGTCGCAGCCGTGTCGAGCGGCGAAAGCGTCCGTGCCGTTGCAGCGCGCTTTGATGTGGCCGCGTCTTCGGTGGTGAAATGGTCTCAGCGCCATCGTGCGACCGGATCGGTTCGTCCAGGCAAGATGGGTGGTTACCGCAAGCGCATCCTGGAGCCACATCGCAGCTTCATTGCCGAACGGCTCGCTCAGAATCCACACCTGACACTGCATGGACTGAAGGCCGAACTTGCCTTGCGAGGCATCGCCGTCTCCCACAATACGATTTGGAAATTCATCCGCAGCGAGGGGCTGCGCTTT AAAAAAACGCTGTTCGCCCTTGAACAGGCGCGTGCCGATGTCGCCCGTAGAAGAGAGCGATGGAAGACCTTACAGCATCACCTCGATCCTGAACGGCTGGTCTTCATTGATGAGACCTGGATCAAGACCAACATGACACCCATCAGGGGCTGGGGACCCAAAGGCAAGCGACTGCGTGCGTTTGCGCCGCATGGGCACTGGCGTACGCTGACATTCCTCGGTGCATTGAGAAAGGATCGGTTGGCAGCACCTTGTGTCTTCGACGGACCGATCAACGGTCAGTGCTTTCGTGCCTATGTCGAACAGCAGTTGGTTCCGGTTCTCAAGCCAGGCGACATCGTCGTCATGGACAATCTTGGCAGCCACAAATCCGCGGCAGTCCGTCAGGCGATCACGGCTGCCGGTGCTCGGCTATGGTTCCTGCCACCCTACTCGCCGGACCTCAATCCAATCGAACAGGCCTTCTCGAAGATAAAGCACTGGATGCGCCACGCACAGAAGCGCAGCATCGAAGATACCTGGCGGCATATTGGCGGGCTGGTCGAAACGATCCGACCCGACGAATGCGCAAACTACATCAGAAATGCAGGATATGGTTCCGTCAAAAGGTGA
- a CDS encoding PRC-barrel domain-containing protein: protein MKNKVFALAAAAVLTSSVAFAQTATTAPAAAPAAGADAALSGPGITMGTKANGPLKFVNVQKTDLTASQLDGMDIYNAKNEEIGEIEDVVIGDGKSVIGLVASVGGFLGIDKSYVVLDPASVAINNENGTWKAYVDTTKEALEAAPKLDYDKLDD from the coding sequence ATGAAAAACAAGGTTTTCGCACTGGCTGCTGCTGCGGTTCTGACATCTTCTGTTGCGTTTGCGCAGACAGCGACGACGGCTCCTGCGGCTGCACCGGCTGCTGGTGCTGATGCGGCGCTTTCGGGTCCTGGGATTACCATGGGCACCAAGGCAAATGGCCCTTTGAAGTTCGTCAATGTGCAGAAGACCGACCTCACCGCTTCGCAGCTGGATGGCATGGACATCTACAATGCGAAGAACGAGGAAATTGGTGAGATCGAAGACGTCGTGATCGGCGATGGAAAGTCTGTCATCGGTCTGGTCGCCAGCGTTGGCGGCTTCCTCGGCATCGACAAGAGCTACGTCGTTCTCGACCCTGCCTCCGTCGCCATCAACAACGAAAATGGCACGTGGAAGGCTTACGTAGACACGACCAAGGAAGCGCTCGAAGCTGCGCCGAAGTTGGACTACGACAAGCTGGACGACTAA
- a CDS encoding helix-turn-helix domain-containing protein, translated as MDDTNVIAFPSAARFQQAGRLLIGEKIRDARKVMRLNQAELAKLVEVSRQAISAFEADDKYPDPSTFGRIVGVLQQPVAYFLAESNPSFGGNGPKFYRKFGADTARRNEACAVLGEWFAQSAKYLSEFVNFPAVNVPHFSPLSGAGQYSFEEVNAIADQLRGIWGLGLGPLSNVLALMESKGIVTCRYELAGENVEAFSFWNGDRPFVFIASEKDGGVRSRFDLAHELGHLVLHRGVKQSEIEDKDRLKVIEREANWFAGAFLLPESTFSNEIYSPRLDSFISLKARWKVSIQAMIYRCHLLGIFNDDQTLNLRKQISYRKWRVKEPMDDPRVIPLEKPKLLRMAVNLLIEKNVKIPETIVDDMKIRPSLLEDFFGLPQGTLATKNVDFFKPSLR; from the coding sequence ATGGATGATACTAATGTTATCGCTTTTCCTAGCGCCGCTCGGTTCCAACAAGCCGGGCGGCTTTTGATTGGTGAAAAAATTCGTGATGCACGAAAAGTAATGCGGCTTAATCAAGCCGAGCTTGCGAAGCTGGTCGAGGTAAGCCGTCAGGCCATTTCTGCTTTTGAGGCTGATGATAAGTATCCAGATCCTAGCACGTTTGGGCGCATTGTTGGCGTATTACAGCAACCTGTCGCTTACTTTCTGGCCGAAAGTAATCCTAGCTTTGGTGGTAATGGTCCTAAATTTTACAGAAAGTTTGGCGCTGACACCGCGCGCAGAAATGAGGCTTGCGCCGTTCTAGGTGAATGGTTTGCACAATCCGCTAAGTATCTGAGCGAATTTGTAAATTTCCCTGCTGTCAATGTACCTCATTTCAGTCCTCTGAGCGGTGCAGGCCAATATTCTTTTGAAGAGGTTAATGCGATTGCTGATCAGCTTCGAGGAATTTGGGGTCTAGGCTTGGGGCCACTATCTAATGTCCTTGCGCTTATGGAGAGCAAAGGAATTGTGACTTGCAGATATGAGCTGGCAGGTGAAAACGTTGAGGCATTCTCTTTTTGGAATGGTGATAGGCCTTTTGTATTTATCGCTTCGGAGAAAGATGGGGGTGTAAGGTCTCGTTTTGATCTTGCTCATGAACTTGGCCATCTTGTTTTGCACAGAGGTGTCAAGCAGAGTGAAATAGAAGATAAGGACAGGTTAAAGGTTATAGAGAGGGAGGCGAATTGGTTTGCTGGCGCTTTTCTGCTTCCTGAAAGCACATTTTCTAATGAGATTTACTCCCCAAGGCTTGATAGCTTTATTTCTTTGAAAGCGCGGTGGAAAGTATCTATACAAGCTATGATATATCGTTGTCATTTGCTCGGAATATTTAACGATGACCAGACGTTGAATTTGCGGAAGCAAATTTCTTATAGAAAATGGCGGGTTAAAGAGCCGATGGATGATCCCCGTGTTATTCCTTTAGAAAAGCCAAAATTACTTAGGATGGCGGTCAATCTTCTAATCGAAAAAAACGTTAAAATTCCGGAAACTATAGTAGATGATATGAAAATAAGGCCTAGCTTGCTGGAGGATTTTTTTGGGTTACCTCAAGGAACTCTTGCTACAAAGAATGTCGATTTTTTCAAACCATCTTTGAGATAA
- a CDS encoding alpha/beta hydrolase, whose translation MRVKIIATSLLAFVLMAGGSVAGTLADATFHSKALNADLPVNIYRPDGDPPDNGWPVIYLLHGHDGDQNSWRDLGNIEKTLDGMIASGAIRPVVVVMPGVKNSWYVDSADVGGPGNYETALTGDLRVHVEKTLPVRKDRQGRAIIGLSMGGFGALHLAYAHEDLYAAVASLSGAIWQNVPATDLDKTPAELKLIQDSAFFHRIDRTTITSGIVLPSTGDHFSGSFGTPFDARRFNEQNIFTTVAQHVVKKQDLPATYLTVGDDDGFSLWRGAIALHETLQADNRKSELRITDGDHVWDVWKVSIIDALKFVDGEWE comes from the coding sequence ATGCGCGTAAAGATCATCGCAACATCTCTTCTGGCGTTCGTCTTGATGGCTGGCGGCAGCGTCGCCGGTACTCTTGCCGATGCCACCTTCCATAGCAAAGCCTTGAACGCCGATCTGCCCGTCAACATCTACCGCCCGGATGGCGATCCGCCGGACAATGGCTGGCCAGTGATCTACCTGCTGCACGGCCATGACGGCGACCAGAACAGCTGGCGCGATCTCGGCAATATCGAAAAAACACTGGATGGTATGATTGCGTCAGGCGCGATCCGCCCCGTGGTCGTCGTCATGCCGGGCGTGAAGAACAGTTGGTATGTGGATTCCGCCGATGTCGGCGGTCCCGGCAATTACGAGACAGCGCTGACCGGCGATCTGCGGGTGCATGTGGAAAAGACGCTGCCCGTGCGCAAGGACAGGCAGGGTCGCGCCATCATTGGCCTCTCCATGGGCGGTTTCGGCGCACTGCATCTGGCCTATGCGCATGAAGACCTGTACGCCGCGGTCGCCAGCCTCTCAGGCGCAATCTGGCAAAACGTACCCGCCACCGATCTCGACAAGACGCCTGCCGAGCTGAAGCTCATCCAGGACAGTGCCTTCTTCCACCGCATCGACCGCACCACCATCACCAGCGGCATCGTGCTTCCCTCCACCGGCGATCACTTCTCCGGCTCCTTCGGCACACCCTTCGACGCCCGACGCTTCAACGAGCAAAACATCTTCACGACAGTCGCCCAGCACGTCGTCAAAAAACAGGACCTCCCCGCCACCTACCTTACCGTCGGCGACGACGACGGCTTCTCCCTATGGCGCGGCGCCATCGCCCTCCACGAAACCCTGCAAGCCGACAACCGCAAATCCGAACTGCGGATTACGGATGGGGATCATGTCTGGGATGTATGGAAGGTGTCGATTATTGATGCGTTGAAGTTTGTGGATGGGGAGTGGGAATGA
- the uvrB gene encoding excinuclease ABC subunit UvrB has protein sequence MARSPKKPSDKTYRSDGFAEMPQAPFEGAPLPGSVSDWVKQLEAEAEASSVETQREVASKAGKHRKKIEIEARKQAIEEAEKAKSSGSVNKKATAQKTSRGVSIGASNDPKTRAAAGLNPVAGMDVSLEDAENLATGAVTATVEALSALIESGNPLFKDGKMWTPHRPARPPKSEGGITIRMASDFEPAGDQPTAIKDLVEGINSGERSQVLLGVTGSGKTFTMAKVIEATQRPAVILAPNKTLAAQLYSEFKNFFPDNAVEYFVSYYDYYQPEAYVPRSDTFIEKESSINEQIDRMRHSATRSLLERDDCIIVASVSCIYGIGSVETYTAMTFQMAIGDRLDQRQLLADLVAQQYKRRDMDFQRGSFRVRGDTIEIFPAHLEDAAWRISMFGDEIDSITEFDPLTGQKTGDLQSVKIYANSHYVTPRPTLNGAIRSIKEELKGRLAELEKAGRLLEAQRLEQRTRYDIEMLEATGSCAGIENYSRYLTGRSPGEPPPTLFEYIPDNALLFIDESHVSVSQIGGMYRGDFRRKATLAEYGFRLPSCMDNRPLRFEEWDAMRPPTVAVSATPGNWEMEQSGGVFAEQVIRPTGLIDPPVEIRSARSQVDDVLGEIRETAQAGYRTLVTVLTKRMAEDLTEYLHEQGVRVRYMHSDIDTLERIEIIRDLRLGAFDVLVGINLLREGLDIPECGFVAILDADKEGFLRSETSLIQTIGRAARNVDGKVILYADNITGSMKRAMEETSRRREKQVAYNTEHGITPESVKARISDILDSVYERDHVRADISGASGKGFADGGHMVGNNLQAHLNALEKSMRDAAADLDFEKAARLRDEIKRLKAAELAAMDDPIAKEEAKSLESGGKKGTKKDPSRLRPSGSAPQDEDRGAGSLYGEDGATMSPHGEEAQGAVSNHEGGTSKSLFAKPTLDNMGPGTDTAKPLFRKNSLDEMTVGRTEKPVKGATPAKPKSEDGKRFAPLLEGQPERRSSSSPLVGEDSPRRAAKPSGSADLVRGSDDPRPITRGKVGVGSYEDPGEQKRKGRTKGKTGRPGR, from the coding sequence ATGGCCAGATCACCGAAAAAACCTTCCGACAAAACCTACCGCTCCGATGGCTTCGCAGAAATGCCGCAAGCCCCATTTGAAGGCGCGCCACTCCCCGGCAGCGTTTCCGATTGGGTGAAGCAGCTGGAGGCCGAGGCGGAAGCGTCTTCGGTGGAGACCCAGCGCGAGGTCGCGTCGAAAGCGGGCAAGCACCGCAAGAAGATCGAGATCGAGGCGCGCAAACAAGCCATCGAGGAAGCCGAGAAGGCCAAGAGCAGCGGCAGTGTCAACAAGAAGGCCACCGCGCAGAAGACCTCGCGTGGCGTGTCCATCGGTGCGTCGAACGATCCGAAAACCCGCGCCGCCGCCGGTCTCAATCCGGTCGCGGGCATGGATGTCAGCCTCGAGGACGCCGAAAACCTCGCCACCGGCGCGGTCACCGCCACCGTCGAGGCGCTCTCTGCGCTAATTGAAAGCGGCAATCCGCTGTTCAAGGACGGCAAGATGTGGACGCCGCACCGCCCTGCCCGTCCGCCCAAATCCGAAGGCGGCATCACCATCCGCATGGCCTCGGATTTCGAACCGGCGGGCGATCAGCCCACCGCGATCAAGGATTTGGTCGAGGGCATCAATTCCGGCGAACGCTCACAGGTGCTGCTCGGCGTCACCGGCTCGGGCAAGACCTTCACCATGGCCAAGGTCATCGAGGCCACCCAGCGCCCCGCCGTCATCCTTGCGCCCAACAAGACGCTGGCGGCGCAGCTTTATTCGGAGTTCAAGAACTTCTTCCCCGACAATGCGGTGGAATATTTCGTCTCCTATTACGATTATTACCAGCCGGAAGCCTATGTGCCGCGCTCGGATACCTTCATCGAGAAGGAATCCTCGATCAACGAACAGATCGACCGCATGCGCCACTCCGCTACCCGCTCGCTGCTGGAACGGGATGATTGCATCATCGTCGCCTCGGTGTCGTGCATTTACGGTATCGGCTCGGTGGAAACCTACACCGCCATGACCTTCCAGATGGCGATTGGCGACAGGCTGGACCAGCGCCAGCTGCTGGCCGATCTCGTGGCCCAGCAATATAAACGCCGCGATATGGATTTCCAGCGCGGTTCCTTCCGCGTGCGCGGCGATACCATCGAAATCTTCCCCGCCCACTTGGAAGATGCCGCATGGCGCATCTCCATGTTTGGAGACGAGATCGACTCGATCACCGAATTCGATCCCCTCACCGGCCAGAAAACCGGCGATCTGCAATCGGTCAAGATTTACGCCAACTCGCACTATGTCACCCCTCGCCCTACGCTGAATGGTGCCATCCGCTCCATCAAGGAAGAGCTGAAAGGCCGTCTGGCCGAGCTGGAAAAGGCCGGACGCCTGCTGGAAGCTCAGCGGCTGGAGCAGCGCACCCGCTACGATATCGAAATGCTGGAGGCCACCGGCTCCTGCGCTGGCATCGAGAACTATTCGCGCTATCTCACCGGCCGCAGCCCAGGCGAACCGCCGCCGACCCTGTTCGAATATATCCCCGACAACGCCCTGCTGTTCATCGATGAGAGCCACGTCTCCGTCAGCCAGATCGGCGGCATGTACCGGGGCGACTTCAGGCGCAAGGCGACGCTGGCCGAATATGGCTTCCGCCTGCCCTCCTGCATGGACAACCGCCCGCTGCGCTTTGAGGAATGGGATGCCATGCGCCCGCCGACGGTCGCAGTGTCGGCCACCCCCGGCAATTGGGAAATGGAACAGTCCGGCGGCGTCTTTGCCGAACAGGTCATCCGTCCCACGGGCCTCATCGATCCGCCGGTCGAAATCCGCTCCGCCCGCAGCCAGGTGGATGACGTGCTGGGCGAAATTCGCGAGACGGCGCAGGCTGGATATCGCACCCTCGTCACCGTGCTGACCAAGCGCATGGCCGAAGACCTCACCGAATATCTGCATGAACAGGGCGTGCGCGTGCGCTACATGCACTCGGATATCGACACGCTGGAACGCATCGAAATCATTCGCGACCTACGCCTCGGCGCGTTCGACGTTCTCGTCGGTATCAACCTTCTGCGCGAAGGTCTCGACATTCCCGAATGCGGCTTCGTCGCCATTCTCGATGCGGATAAGGAAGGCTTCCTGCGCTCGGAAACCTCGCTCATCCAGACCATCGGTCGTGCGGCGCGTAACGTCGATGGCAAGGTCATTCTCTATGCGGATAACATCACCGGCTCCATGAAGCGGGCGATGGAAGAAACCAGCCGCCGCCGCGAAAAGCAGGTGGCCTACAACACCGAACACGGCATCACGCCTGAGTCCGTCAAGGCCCGCATCTCGGATATTCTCGACAGCGTTTACGAGCGCGACCACGTCCGCGCCGATATATCGGGCGCATCCGGAAAGGGCTTTGCGGATGGCGGCCACATGGTCGGCAACAATCTTCAGGCCCACCTCAACGCGCTGGAAAAGTCCATGCGCGACGCCGCCGCCGATCTCGACTTCGAAAAAGCCGCCCGCCTCCGCGACGAAATCAAACGCCTCAAAGCCGCCGAACTCGCCGCCATGGACGACCCGATTGCGAAGGAAGAGGCGAAGTCGCTGGAGAGTGGCGGCAAGAAGGGCACAAAGAAGGATCCTTCGAGGCTCCGCCCTTCGGGCTCCGCGCCTCAGGATGAGGACCGTGGTGCCGGTAGTCTTTATGGTGAAGACGGCGCAACAATGAGCCCTCATGGTGAGGAGGCCCAAGGGGCCGTCTCGAACCACGAGGGCGGCACCTCCAAATCCCTCTTCGCCAAACCCACCCTCGACAACATGGGCCCCGGCACCGACACCGCAAAACCCCTGTTCCGCAAAAACAGCCTCGACGAGATGACCGTCGGCCGCACGGAAAAACCCGTCAAGGGAGCAACCCCGGCCAAGCCGAAGAGCGAAGACGGCAAACGCTTCGCTCCTCTTCTGGAAGGCCAGCCGGAGCGCCGCAGCTCTTCCTCTCCCCTTGTGGGGGAGGATAGTCCGCGCCGCGCTGCGAAGCCGAGTGGATCGGCGGACTTGGTAAGGGGTTCTGACGACCCCCGCCCCATCACGCGTGGCAAGGTCGGCGTCGGCTCCTATGAAGACCCCGGCGAGCAGAAGCGCAAGGGCCGAACCAAGGGCAAAACCGGAAGACCGGGGCGGTAA
- a CDS encoding DMT family protein — protein sequence MPFSITPAHIWPVVMLIASNVFMTFAWYGHLKHKGSLLYLAILTSWGIAFFEYCLAVPANRMGSEVYSTAQLKTMQEVITLTVFALFSVFWLKESLTINHVIGFALIAFGASFLFKS from the coding sequence ATGCCTTTTTCCATAACCCCTGCGCACATCTGGCCGGTCGTCATGCTGATTGCCTCGAATGTTTTCATGACCTTCGCCTGGTACGGCCACCTCAAGCACAAGGGCAGCCTGTTGTATCTGGCCATCCTGACGAGTTGGGGTATCGCTTTCTTCGAATATTGCCTTGCCGTGCCAGCCAACCGTATGGGCTCCGAGGTCTATTCGACGGCACAGTTGAAGACGATGCAGGAAGTCATCACGCTCACCGTGTTTGCGCTGTTTTCGGTATTCTGGCTGAAGGAAAGCCTGACGATCAACCATGTGATCGGATTTGCGCTGATTGCGTTCGGGGCTTCGTTCCTCTTCAAGTCTTAA
- a CDS encoding cell envelope integrity protein TolA yields MNSNRTAVISAAFLMAFLGGQSQAKEPDPRVSAALAPQIASCWTVAAEPPVVLPILNAQLERDGSVKSVVVANHSEDPSFAVYAEAARRAVLRCAPFDLAEFADSYEDWRELTLNFSSDNGSEQSKRQNRETGVTSLMPKFSSGGRVANGIAQQATSWDGRETMVMFMCVPEEKPNGFAIGVDFGVGRDQTQPQNVTMMYGQTTDKRKYTRVAEYLGFEGAVAAKHLKAIGDAKGYLEFASENGHSAFFKFEDMKNELSQFLKLCDLKS; encoded by the coding sequence ATGAATTCCAATCGGACCGCAGTAATTTCCGCTGCCTTCCTGATGGCGTTTCTTGGAGGCCAGTCGCAGGCCAAAGAACCAGATCCGCGCGTTTCTGCCGCGCTTGCTCCGCAAATCGCGTCCTGCTGGACCGTGGCGGCTGAACCGCCGGTGGTCCTACCGATTTTGAATGCTCAGCTTGAACGGGACGGATCGGTGAAGTCCGTCGTAGTCGCCAATCATTCAGAGGACCCCTCGTTCGCAGTCTATGCAGAAGCGGCGCGGCGCGCCGTTCTGCGCTGTGCGCCGTTTGATCTAGCGGAATTCGCGGATAGCTACGAAGACTGGCGCGAATTAACACTGAACTTCTCGTCGGATAATGGTTCTGAGCAATCCAAGCGGCAGAACAGGGAAACCGGCGTGACATCGCTGATGCCGAAGTTCAGCAGCGGTGGCAGGGTCGCCAACGGTATCGCGCAGCAGGCCACGTCATGGGACGGTCGTGAGACTATGGTCATGTTTATGTGCGTGCCAGAAGAAAAGCCAAACGGGTTCGCCATCGGTGTCGATTTCGGCGTAGGCCGCGATCAGACGCAGCCGCAAAACGTGACGATGATGTACGGCCAGACGACGGACAAGAGAAAGTACACGCGTGTCGCAGAGTATCTCGGCTTCGAGGGCGCGGTTGCAGCGAAGCATCTGAAAGCGATAGGCGATGCAAAAGGCTACCTTGAGTTTGCCAGCGAGAATGGGCATTCCGCATTTTTCAAGTTCGAAGACATGAAGAATGAATTGAGTCAGTTCCTCAAGCTGTGTGATTTGAAAAGCTGA
- a CDS encoding GNAT family N-acetyltransferase — translation MIVRSAELDDAEGMAAVQNEIFAAGLRKMPTDVATVLANYLTPEDRIQCTVAVDDEGRILGFQSLRLATAAGNPYGVEQGWGIIGTHVSPNAARQGVGSALFLATLAAAKAAGVENIDASIGADNPLGQAYYEAMGFRTYRTPEGRVCKSYRVE, via the coding sequence ATGATCGTGCGTTCCGCAGAGTTAGACGATGCCGAGGGCATGGCCGCCGTGCAAAACGAAATCTTTGCGGCAGGCCTGCGCAAGATGCCCACGGATGTCGCGACTGTACTGGCCAACTATCTCACGCCGGAGGACCGTATCCAGTGCACGGTGGCTGTCGATGATGAGGGCCGTATTCTCGGATTCCAGTCGCTGAGATTGGCGACGGCGGCTGGCAATCCCTATGGTGTCGAGCAGGGCTGGGGCATCATCGGAACCCATGTCAGCCCGAACGCTGCCCGCCAAGGCGTTGGTTCAGCCCTGTTTCTCGCGACATTAGCGGCTGCAAAAGCTGCGGGGGTCGAAAACATTGACGCGAGCATCGGTGCGGATAATCCGCTGGGGCAGGCCTATTACGAGGCGATGGGGTTTCGGACGTATCGCACGCCGGAGGGGCGGGTGTGCAAGTCCTATCGAGTGGAATGA